A single region of the Cucumis melo cultivar AY chromosome 3, USDA_Cmelo_AY_1.0, whole genome shotgun sequence genome encodes:
- the LOC103488155 gene encoding protein ZW2, protein MSNPSRPIPHSVSVIENFADFYESWLTTQRSLLEQLLHVSQITDYKEERQLGLIKQVLAHYQLYHEEISKAVSEDVFRTFSAPWLTSYERTLLWISGFKPSIVFRLVDSAVKDLTPAQAASLEELKADVKRKERDLTEAMASLQETVAAPPLVGLARRAGRLVDGEICEMKNAIEELKIGMLGVFYSADLLRGSTMKRVMEILKTDQTLRPLAAATEFQQRIRRWGIQRDSQRTRTI, encoded by the coding sequence ATGTCCAATCCATCTAGGCCAATACCCCACTCTGTTTCTGTAATCGAAAATTTTGCCGACTTCTACGAGTCCTGGCTCACAACTCAACGTAGCCTCCTCGAGCAACTTCTCCACGTTTCCCAAATCACCGATTACAAGGAGGAGCGCCAATTGGGTTTAATCAAACAAGTTTTAGCTCATTACCAGCTTTACCACGAGGAAATTTCCAAAGCCGTCAGCGAGGATGTGTTCAGGACGTTTTCAGCCCCTTGGTTGACTTCGTACGAGAGGACTCTGCTTTGGATTTCTGGATTTAAGCCGTCGATTGTGTTTCGATTGGTGGACAGTGCGGTTAAGGATTTGACGCCTGCGCAAGCAGCGTCTCTGGAGGAGTTGAAGGCCGACGTCAAGCGGAAGGAGAGGGATTTGACGGAGGCAATGGCTAGCCTACAAGAGACGGTAGCAGCACCACCACTTGTGGGGCTGGCACGGCGTGCAGGGAGATTGGTGGATGGAGAGATTTGCGAAATGAAGAATGCAATTGAGGAGCTTAAAATTGGAATGTTGGGGGTTTTTTACAGTGCCGATTTGCTTCGTGGGTCGACAATGAAACGGGTTATGGAGATTCTAAAAACTGATCAAACACTAAGGCCTTTAGCAGCAGCGACCGAGTTTCAACAGCGAATTAGACGGTGGGGCATCCAGAGAGATTCACAGAGAACAAGAACAATATGA
- the SUT4 gene encoding sucrose transport protein SUC4 isoform X4 — protein sequence MAVPESSEGHRTASRRANRPLVGPRVPLRRLLRVASVACGIQFGWALQLSLLTPYIQELGIPHAWSSLIWLCGPISGLFVQPLVGHMSDHCTSRYGRRRPFIVAGALSIVLAVLIIGHSADLGWWIGDRGDVRPRAIVFFVIGFWILDVANNVSQGPCRALLADLTGKDHRRNRVANAYFSLFIAVGNIFGYATGSVSGWYKIFPFTLTSACSVNCANLKSAFLIDIVFIAITTYLSVSAAQEIPLVSNGRPSLVLEESMGESGHASEAFFWDLFHTFRHFSGYIWVILLVTSLTWIAWFPFILFDTDWMGREIYGGKPNEGQTYSLGVRMGAFGLTCNSVVLGITSLLMEKLCRKWGAGFIWGISNIFMAICFLTILVVTYVANNMGYIGHDLPPKSILSAALIIFALLGAPLAITYSVPYAMISSRVESLQLGQGCGVPGKWTMGSAVWWWKLSSFCCGSTCSFCKWTHCHLGSSSVWCSEPQKPHMRIFEKLGWCASHP from the exons ATGGCGGTGCCGGAGTCGTCTGAGGGCCACCGTACGGCTTCTCGGCGAGCAAATCGACCGCTTGTCGGACCTAGGGTTCCACTGAGACGGTTACTAAGAGTCGCATCTGTCGCATGTGGAATTCAATTCGGTTGGGCTTTGCAGCTTTCTCTTCTCACTCCTTATATTCAAGAGCTTGGTATTCCTCACGCTTGGTCTAGTCTCATATGGCTCTGTGGACCGATTTCTGGTCTCTTTGTTCAACCGCTCGTTGGTCATATGAGCGATCACTGCACCAGCCGATACGGTCGTCGGAGGCCGTTCATCGTCGCTGGAGCGCTTTCTATAGTACTCGCTGTTTTGATTATTGGCCACTCTGCAGACCTCGGTTGGTGGATTGGTGACAGAGGTGATGTTAGACCTCGTGCGATTGTATTCTTTGTGATTGGCTTCTGGATTCTCGATGTAGCTAACAACGTTTCCCAAGGTCCTTGTAGAGCTCTGCTTGCTGATCTTACCG GAAAGGATCATCGAAGGAATCGAGTGGCAAATGCTTATTTTTCTCTATTTATTGCTGTTGGCAATATTTTTGGATATGCAACTGGATCTGTTAGTGGCTGGTACAAGATCTTCCCATTTACTCTCACCTCTGCATGTTCTGTTAATTGTGCAAATCTCAAGTCAGCTTTCTTGATTGATATCGTGTTCATTGCAATTACAACATATTTGAGTGTATCAGCAGCTCAAGAGATACCTCTAGTTTCAAACGGTAGGCCCTCCCTGGTTTTAGAAGAAAGTATGGGGGAGTCAGGTCATGCTTCAGAAGCATTTTTCTGGGACTTGTTTCACACTTTTAGACACTTCTCTGGGTATATATGGGTAATTTTGCTTGTCACTTCCCTGACATGGATAGCATGGTTTCCATTTATTCTCTTTGATACTGATTGGATGGGTAGAGAGATTTATGGTGGCAAGCCAAATGAAGGACAGACTTATAGTTTGGGAGTCAGAATGGGAGCATTTGGTCTGACGTGTAACTCTGTTGTCCTCGGAATAACTTCATTACTTATGGAGAAGCTGTGCAGAAAGTGGGGTGCTGGTTTCATATGGGGAATCTCTAATATTTTCATGGCTATATGTTTTCTTACTATCCTGGTTGTTACGTATGTGGCAAACAATATGGGCTATATAGGTCATGATCTCCCACCAAAGAGTATTTTATCAGCAGCATTGATTATCTTTGCTCTTCTTGGCGCCCCTTTGGCA ATTACTTATAGTGTTCCATATGCCATGATCTCCTCACGCGTTGAATCTTTACAACTTGGTCAAG GTTGTGGTGTCCCTGGGAAGTGGACCATGGGATCAGCTGTTTGGTGGTGGAAACTCTCCAGCTTTTGCTGTGGCAGCACTTGCAGCTTTTGCAAGTGGACTCATTGCCATCTTGGCTCTTCCTCGGTCTGGTGCTCAGAACCCCAGAAACCTCACATGAG aatatttgaaaAGCTTGGTTGGTGTGCATCTCATCCATGA
- the SUT4 gene encoding sucrose transport protein SUC4 isoform X5, with product MAVPESSEGHRTASRRANRPLVGPRVPLRRLLRVASVACGIQFGWALQLSLLTPYIQELGIPHAWSSLIWLCGPISGLFVQPLVGHMSDHCTSRYGRRRPFIVAGALSIVLAVLIIGHSADLGWWIGDRGDVRPRAIVFFVIGFWILDVANNVSQGPCRALLADLTGKDHRRNRVANAYFSLFIAVGNIFGYATGSVSGWYKIFPFTLTSACSVNCANLKSAFLIDIVFIAITTYLSVSAAQEIPLVSNGRPSLVLEESMGESGHASEAFFWDLFHTFRHFSGYIWVILLVTSLTWIAWFPFILFDTDWMGREIYGGKPNEGQTYSLGVRMGAFGLTCNSVVLGITSLLMEKLCRKWGAGFIWGISNIFMAICFLTILVVTYVANNMGYIGHDLPPKSILSAALIIFALLGAPLAITYSVPYAMISSRVESLQLGQGCGVPGKWTMGSAVWWWKLSSFCCGSTCSFCKWTHCHLGSSSVWCSEPQKPHMRHGQILL from the exons ATGGCGGTGCCGGAGTCGTCTGAGGGCCACCGTACGGCTTCTCGGCGAGCAAATCGACCGCTTGTCGGACCTAGGGTTCCACTGAGACGGTTACTAAGAGTCGCATCTGTCGCATGTGGAATTCAATTCGGTTGGGCTTTGCAGCTTTCTCTTCTCACTCCTTATATTCAAGAGCTTGGTATTCCTCACGCTTGGTCTAGTCTCATATGGCTCTGTGGACCGATTTCTGGTCTCTTTGTTCAACCGCTCGTTGGTCATATGAGCGATCACTGCACCAGCCGATACGGTCGTCGGAGGCCGTTCATCGTCGCTGGAGCGCTTTCTATAGTACTCGCTGTTTTGATTATTGGCCACTCTGCAGACCTCGGTTGGTGGATTGGTGACAGAGGTGATGTTAGACCTCGTGCGATTGTATTCTTTGTGATTGGCTTCTGGATTCTCGATGTAGCTAACAACGTTTCCCAAGGTCCTTGTAGAGCTCTGCTTGCTGATCTTACCG GAAAGGATCATCGAAGGAATCGAGTGGCAAATGCTTATTTTTCTCTATTTATTGCTGTTGGCAATATTTTTGGATATGCAACTGGATCTGTTAGTGGCTGGTACAAGATCTTCCCATTTACTCTCACCTCTGCATGTTCTGTTAATTGTGCAAATCTCAAGTCAGCTTTCTTGATTGATATCGTGTTCATTGCAATTACAACATATTTGAGTGTATCAGCAGCTCAAGAGATACCTCTAGTTTCAAACGGTAGGCCCTCCCTGGTTTTAGAAGAAAGTATGGGGGAGTCAGGTCATGCTTCAGAAGCATTTTTCTGGGACTTGTTTCACACTTTTAGACACTTCTCTGGGTATATATGGGTAATTTTGCTTGTCACTTCCCTGACATGGATAGCATGGTTTCCATTTATTCTCTTTGATACTGATTGGATGGGTAGAGAGATTTATGGTGGCAAGCCAAATGAAGGACAGACTTATAGTTTGGGAGTCAGAATGGGAGCATTTGGTCTGACGTGTAACTCTGTTGTCCTCGGAATAACTTCATTACTTATGGAGAAGCTGTGCAGAAAGTGGGGTGCTGGTTTCATATGGGGAATCTCTAATATTTTCATGGCTATATGTTTTCTTACTATCCTGGTTGTTACGTATGTGGCAAACAATATGGGCTATATAGGTCATGATCTCCCACCAAAGAGTATTTTATCAGCAGCATTGATTATCTTTGCTCTTCTTGGCGCCCCTTTGGCA ATTACTTATAGTGTTCCATATGCCATGATCTCCTCACGCGTTGAATCTTTACAACTTGGTCAAG GTTGTGGTGTCCCTGGGAAGTGGACCATGGGATCAGCTGTTTGGTGGTGGAAACTCTCCAGCTTTTGCTGTGGCAGCACTTGCAGCTTTTGCAAGTGGACTCATTGCCATCTTGGCTCTTCCTCGGTCTGGTGCTCAGAACCCCAGAAACCTCACATGAG GCATGGCCAGATTTTACTGTGA
- the SUT4 gene encoding sucrose transport protein SUC4 isoform X2: MAVPESSEGHRTASRRANRPLVGPRVPLRRLLRVASVACGIQFGWALQLSLLTPYIQELGIPHAWSSLIWLCGPISGLFVQPLVGHMSDHCTSRYGRRRPFIVAGALSIVLAVLIIGHSADLGWWIGDRGDVRPRAIVFFVIGFWILDVANNVSQGPCRALLADLTGKDHRRNRVANAYFSLFIAVGNIFGYATGSVSGWYKIFPFTLTSACSVNCANLKSAFLIDIVFIAITTYLSVSAAQEIPLVSNGRPSLVLEESMGESGHASEAFFWDLFHTFRHFSGYIWVILLVTSLTWIAWFPFILFDTDWMGREIYGGKPNEGQTYSLGVRMGAFGLTCNSVVLGITSLLMEKLCRKWGAGFIWGISNIFMAICFLTILVVTYVANNMGYIGHDLPPKSILSAALIIFALLGAPLAITYSVPYAMISSRVESLQLGQGCGVPGKWTMGSAVWWWKLSSFCCGSTCSFCKWTHCHLGSSSVWCSEPQKPHMREFWCLILTLHLHQLIEPKTHGI; this comes from the exons ATGGCGGTGCCGGAGTCGTCTGAGGGCCACCGTACGGCTTCTCGGCGAGCAAATCGACCGCTTGTCGGACCTAGGGTTCCACTGAGACGGTTACTAAGAGTCGCATCTGTCGCATGTGGAATTCAATTCGGTTGGGCTTTGCAGCTTTCTCTTCTCACTCCTTATATTCAAGAGCTTGGTATTCCTCACGCTTGGTCTAGTCTCATATGGCTCTGTGGACCGATTTCTGGTCTCTTTGTTCAACCGCTCGTTGGTCATATGAGCGATCACTGCACCAGCCGATACGGTCGTCGGAGGCCGTTCATCGTCGCTGGAGCGCTTTCTATAGTACTCGCTGTTTTGATTATTGGCCACTCTGCAGACCTCGGTTGGTGGATTGGTGACAGAGGTGATGTTAGACCTCGTGCGATTGTATTCTTTGTGATTGGCTTCTGGATTCTCGATGTAGCTAACAACGTTTCCCAAGGTCCTTGTAGAGCTCTGCTTGCTGATCTTACCG GAAAGGATCATCGAAGGAATCGAGTGGCAAATGCTTATTTTTCTCTATTTATTGCTGTTGGCAATATTTTTGGATATGCAACTGGATCTGTTAGTGGCTGGTACAAGATCTTCCCATTTACTCTCACCTCTGCATGTTCTGTTAATTGTGCAAATCTCAAGTCAGCTTTCTTGATTGATATCGTGTTCATTGCAATTACAACATATTTGAGTGTATCAGCAGCTCAAGAGATACCTCTAGTTTCAAACGGTAGGCCCTCCCTGGTTTTAGAAGAAAGTATGGGGGAGTCAGGTCATGCTTCAGAAGCATTTTTCTGGGACTTGTTTCACACTTTTAGACACTTCTCTGGGTATATATGGGTAATTTTGCTTGTCACTTCCCTGACATGGATAGCATGGTTTCCATTTATTCTCTTTGATACTGATTGGATGGGTAGAGAGATTTATGGTGGCAAGCCAAATGAAGGACAGACTTATAGTTTGGGAGTCAGAATGGGAGCATTTGGTCTGACGTGTAACTCTGTTGTCCTCGGAATAACTTCATTACTTATGGAGAAGCTGTGCAGAAAGTGGGGTGCTGGTTTCATATGGGGAATCTCTAATATTTTCATGGCTATATGTTTTCTTACTATCCTGGTTGTTACGTATGTGGCAAACAATATGGGCTATATAGGTCATGATCTCCCACCAAAGAGTATTTTATCAGCAGCATTGATTATCTTTGCTCTTCTTGGCGCCCCTTTGGCA ATTACTTATAGTGTTCCATATGCCATGATCTCCTCACGCGTTGAATCTTTACAACTTGGTCAAG GTTGTGGTGTCCCTGGGAAGTGGACCATGGGATCAGCTGTTTGGTGGTGGAAACTCTCCAGCTTTTGCTGTGGCAGCACTTGCAGCTTTTGCAAGTGGACTCATTGCCATCTTGGCTCTTCCTCGGTCTGGTGCTCAGAACCCCAGAAACCTCACATGAG AGAGTTCTGGTGTTTGATACTTACCCTTCACCTACATCAACTGATAGAGCCAAAGACACATGGGATCTGA
- the SUT4 gene encoding sucrose transport protein SUC4 isoform X1 encodes MAVPESSEGHRTASRRANRPLVGPRVPLRRLLRVASVACGIQFGWALQLSLLTPYIQELGIPHAWSSLIWLCGPISGLFVQPLVGHMSDHCTSRYGRRRPFIVAGALSIVLAVLIIGHSADLGWWIGDRGDVRPRAIVFFVIGFWILDVANNVSQGPCRALLADLTGKDHRRNRVANAYFSLFIAVGNIFGYATGSVSGWYKIFPFTLTSACSVNCANLKSAFLIDIVFIAITTYLSVSAAQEIPLVSNGRPSLVLEESMGESGHASEAFFWDLFHTFRHFSGYIWVILLVTSLTWIAWFPFILFDTDWMGREIYGGKPNEGQTYSLGVRMGAFGLTCNSVVLGITSLLMEKLCRKWGAGFIWGISNIFMAICFLTILVVTYVANNMGYIGHDLPPKSILSAALIIFALLGAPLAITYSVPYAMISSRVESLQLGQGETHVVFFKWKTRELLIVELLLAGLSAGVLNLAIVFPQVVVSLGSGPWDQLFGGGNSPAFAVAALAAFASGLIAILALPRSGAQNPRNLT; translated from the exons ATGGCGGTGCCGGAGTCGTCTGAGGGCCACCGTACGGCTTCTCGGCGAGCAAATCGACCGCTTGTCGGACCTAGGGTTCCACTGAGACGGTTACTAAGAGTCGCATCTGTCGCATGTGGAATTCAATTCGGTTGGGCTTTGCAGCTTTCTCTTCTCACTCCTTATATTCAAGAGCTTGGTATTCCTCACGCTTGGTCTAGTCTCATATGGCTCTGTGGACCGATTTCTGGTCTCTTTGTTCAACCGCTCGTTGGTCATATGAGCGATCACTGCACCAGCCGATACGGTCGTCGGAGGCCGTTCATCGTCGCTGGAGCGCTTTCTATAGTACTCGCTGTTTTGATTATTGGCCACTCTGCAGACCTCGGTTGGTGGATTGGTGACAGAGGTGATGTTAGACCTCGTGCGATTGTATTCTTTGTGATTGGCTTCTGGATTCTCGATGTAGCTAACAACGTTTCCCAAGGTCCTTGTAGAGCTCTGCTTGCTGATCTTACCG GAAAGGATCATCGAAGGAATCGAGTGGCAAATGCTTATTTTTCTCTATTTATTGCTGTTGGCAATATTTTTGGATATGCAACTGGATCTGTTAGTGGCTGGTACAAGATCTTCCCATTTACTCTCACCTCTGCATGTTCTGTTAATTGTGCAAATCTCAAGTCAGCTTTCTTGATTGATATCGTGTTCATTGCAATTACAACATATTTGAGTGTATCAGCAGCTCAAGAGATACCTCTAGTTTCAAACGGTAGGCCCTCCCTGGTTTTAGAAGAAAGTATGGGGGAGTCAGGTCATGCTTCAGAAGCATTTTTCTGGGACTTGTTTCACACTTTTAGACACTTCTCTGGGTATATATGGGTAATTTTGCTTGTCACTTCCCTGACATGGATAGCATGGTTTCCATTTATTCTCTTTGATACTGATTGGATGGGTAGAGAGATTTATGGTGGCAAGCCAAATGAAGGACAGACTTATAGTTTGGGAGTCAGAATGGGAGCATTTGGTCTGACGTGTAACTCTGTTGTCCTCGGAATAACTTCATTACTTATGGAGAAGCTGTGCAGAAAGTGGGGTGCTGGTTTCATATGGGGAATCTCTAATATTTTCATGGCTATATGTTTTCTTACTATCCTGGTTGTTACGTATGTGGCAAACAATATGGGCTATATAGGTCATGATCTCCCACCAAAGAGTATTTTATCAGCAGCATTGATTATCTTTGCTCTTCTTGGCGCCCCTTTGGCA ATTACTTATAGTGTTCCATATGCCATGATCTCCTCACGCGTTGAATCTTTACAACTTGGTCAAGGTGAGACTCATGTTGTTTTCTTCAAATGGAAAACTAGAGAGCTGCTTATTGTGGAGTTGCTTCTTGCAGGTTTGTCTGCGGGTGTCTTGAACTTAGCAATAGTTTTCCCACAG GTTGTGGTGTCCCTGGGAAGTGGACCATGGGATCAGCTGTTTGGTGGTGGAAACTCTCCAGCTTTTGCTGTGGCAGCACTTGCAGCTTTTGCAAGTGGACTCATTGCCATCTTGGCTCTTCCTCGGTCTGGTGCTCAGAACCCCAGAAACCTCACATGA
- the SUT4 gene encoding sucrose transport protein SUC4: MAVPESSEGHRTASRRANRPLVGPRVPLRRLLRVASVACGIQFGWALQLSLLTPYIQELGIPHAWSSLIWLCGPISGLFVQPLVGHMSDHCTSRYGRRRPFIVAGALSIVLAVLIIGHSADLGWWIGDRGDVRPRAIVFFVIGFWILDVANNVSQGPCRALLADLTGKDHRRNRVANAYFSLFIAVGNIFGYATGSVSGWYKIFPFTLTSACSVNCANLKSAFLIDIVFIAITTYLSVSAAQEIPLVSNGRPSLVLEESMGESGHASEAFFWDLFHTFRHFSGYIWVILLVTSLTWIAWFPFILFDTDWMGREIYGGKPNEGQTYSLGVRMGAFGLTCNSVVLGITSLLMEKLCRKWGAGFIWGISNIFMAICFLTILVVTYVANNMGYIGHDLPPKSILSAALIIFALLGAPLAITYSVPYAMISSRVESLQLGQGLSAGVLNLAIVFPQVVVSLGSGPWDQLFGGGNSPAFAVAALAAFASGLIAILALPRSGAQNPRNLT; encoded by the exons ATGGCGGTGCCGGAGTCGTCTGAGGGCCACCGTACGGCTTCTCGGCGAGCAAATCGACCGCTTGTCGGACCTAGGGTTCCACTGAGACGGTTACTAAGAGTCGCATCTGTCGCATGTGGAATTCAATTCGGTTGGGCTTTGCAGCTTTCTCTTCTCACTCCTTATATTCAAGAGCTTGGTATTCCTCACGCTTGGTCTAGTCTCATATGGCTCTGTGGACCGATTTCTGGTCTCTTTGTTCAACCGCTCGTTGGTCATATGAGCGATCACTGCACCAGCCGATACGGTCGTCGGAGGCCGTTCATCGTCGCTGGAGCGCTTTCTATAGTACTCGCTGTTTTGATTATTGGCCACTCTGCAGACCTCGGTTGGTGGATTGGTGACAGAGGTGATGTTAGACCTCGTGCGATTGTATTCTTTGTGATTGGCTTCTGGATTCTCGATGTAGCTAACAACGTTTCCCAAGGTCCTTGTAGAGCTCTGCTTGCTGATCTTACCG GAAAGGATCATCGAAGGAATCGAGTGGCAAATGCTTATTTTTCTCTATTTATTGCTGTTGGCAATATTTTTGGATATGCAACTGGATCTGTTAGTGGCTGGTACAAGATCTTCCCATTTACTCTCACCTCTGCATGTTCTGTTAATTGTGCAAATCTCAAGTCAGCTTTCTTGATTGATATCGTGTTCATTGCAATTACAACATATTTGAGTGTATCAGCAGCTCAAGAGATACCTCTAGTTTCAAACGGTAGGCCCTCCCTGGTTTTAGAAGAAAGTATGGGGGAGTCAGGTCATGCTTCAGAAGCATTTTTCTGGGACTTGTTTCACACTTTTAGACACTTCTCTGGGTATATATGGGTAATTTTGCTTGTCACTTCCCTGACATGGATAGCATGGTTTCCATTTATTCTCTTTGATACTGATTGGATGGGTAGAGAGATTTATGGTGGCAAGCCAAATGAAGGACAGACTTATAGTTTGGGAGTCAGAATGGGAGCATTTGGTCTGACGTGTAACTCTGTTGTCCTCGGAATAACTTCATTACTTATGGAGAAGCTGTGCAGAAAGTGGGGTGCTGGTTTCATATGGGGAATCTCTAATATTTTCATGGCTATATGTTTTCTTACTATCCTGGTTGTTACGTATGTGGCAAACAATATGGGCTATATAGGTCATGATCTCCCACCAAAGAGTATTTTATCAGCAGCATTGATTATCTTTGCTCTTCTTGGCGCCCCTTTGGCA ATTACTTATAGTGTTCCATATGCCATGATCTCCTCACGCGTTGAATCTTTACAACTTGGTCAAG GTTTGTCTGCGGGTGTCTTGAACTTAGCAATAGTTTTCCCACAG GTTGTGGTGTCCCTGGGAAGTGGACCATGGGATCAGCTGTTTGGTGGTGGAAACTCTCCAGCTTTTGCTGTGGCAGCACTTGCAGCTTTTGCAAGTGGACTCATTGCCATCTTGGCTCTTCCTCGGTCTGGTGCTCAGAACCCCAGAAACCTCACATGA
- the LOC103488152 gene encoding protein DETOXIFICATION 48, producing MCNPKPSSPNNSSFLPSTNYKTNFMTTTTPKKNLDNNKNNLNIHHHLNNNLLKPSDDQLAQLHRFPTLSEAVEEMKEIGKISGPTAITGLLLYSRAMISVLFLGYLGELELAGGSLSIGFANITGYSVLSGLAMGMEPICGQAYGAKQWKLLGITLQRTVLLLLTSSVPISFMWLNMKRILLWCGQDEEISTVAQTFILFSIPDLIFLSLLHPLRIYLRTQSITLPLTYCSALSVLLHVPLNFLLVVHFKMGISGVAIAMVWFNLNVFLFLVSFVYFSGVYKDSWVSPSVDCLHGWTPLLSLAIPTCVSVCLEWWWYEFMIMLCGLLVNPKATIASMGILIQTTSLVYVFPSSLSFGVSTRVGNELGANRPAKARISMIVSLICAVALGVAAMVFTTLMRHKWGRFFTDDAEILELTAVALPIVGLCELGNCPQTTGCGVLRGSARPTTGANINLGSFYLVGFPVAILMGFVVKMGFAGLWIGLLAAQGTCALMMIYVLCTTDWMVQVERAMQLTMASSSSSSNCNPPLLPISVSSSSCCSEDEEDDDNGKDGGSNGQSMKKIENLEQILCSNHETHPLIPTPTKQTTVH from the exons ATGTGTAACCCAAAACCTTCCTCTCCTAATAATTCTTCATTTCTTCCTTCAACTAACTACAAAACCAACTTCATGACCACCACCACTCCCAAAAAGAACTTGgacaataataaaaataaccTTAATATTCATCATCATCTTAATAACAATCTTCTCAAACCTTCTGATGATCAACTGGCTCAACTTCATAGATTCCCAACTCTTTCTGAG GCAGTGGAAGAAATGAAGGAAATAGGGAAGATTTCGGGTCCAACAGCAATAACAGGGCTACTTTTGTACTCGAGAGCTATGATCTCCGTGCTTTTTCTTGGTTACCTTGGAGAACTTGAACTTGCAGGGGGTTCTCTTTCTATTGGCTTTGCTAACATCACTGGTTACTCTGTTCTTTCTGGTTTAGCCATGGGAATGGAACCCATTTGTGGTCAAGCTTATGGAGCTAAACAATGGAAACTCCTTGGTATAACTCTTCAAAGAactgttcttcttcttcttacttCCTCTGTTCCTATCTCCTTCATGTGGCTCAACATGAAACGAATCCTTTTATGGTGCGGTCAAGATGAGGAAATCTCTACTGTTGCCCAAACTTTCATTCTCTTCTCAATTCCTGATCTAATTTTCCTCTCTCTTCTTCATCCTCTTCGTATTTATTTAAGAACTCAAAGCATTACTCTCCCATTGACTTATTGCTCTGCCCTCTCTGTTTTGCTTCATGTTCCCCTGAATTTCCTCCTTGTTGTCCATTTCAAAATGGGGATTTCTGGTGTTGCCATTGCCATGGTTTGGTTTAATTTAAACGTCTTCTTGTTCCTTGTCTCTTTTGTTTACTTCTCTGGAGTGTATAAAGATTCTTGGGTTTCTCCAAGTGTGGATTGCCTCCATGGATGGACGCCTCTGCTTTCTCTTGCAATTCCCACTTGTGTCTCTGTTTGTCTTGAATGGTGGTGGTATGAATTCATGATAATGCTTTGTGGACTTCTTGTTAATCCCAAAGCTACAATTGCTTCAATGGGGATTTTGATTCAAACCACTTCTTTAGTTTACGTTTTCCCTTCCTCTCTCAGCTTTGGTGTTTCCACTAGAGTTGGAAATGAATTAGGGGCAAATCGACCTGCCAAAGCGCGCATTTCCATGATCGTTTCACTCATTTGTGCCGTTGCGCTTGGCGTGGCAGCCATGGTATTCACCACTCTAATGAGGCACAAATGGGGTAGATTTTTCACCGATGACGCCGAGATTTTGGAACTCACTGCAGTGGCATTGCCGATCGTGGGGCTTTGCGAGTTAGGGAATTGCCCACAAACCACCGGCTGTGGTGTTTTGAGAGGAAGCGCTCGGCCGACGACAGGAGCAAACATAAATTTGGGATCATTCTATTTGGTGGGTTTTCCAGTGGCGATTTTGATGGGGTTTGTAGTGAAAATGGGTTTTGCAGGGCTATGGATTGGGTTACTTGCGGCTCAAGGTACATGTGCTTTGATGATGATTTATGTACTTTGCACAACAGATTGGATGGTTCAAGTTGAAAGAGCAATGCAACTAACCatggcttcttcttcttcttcttctaattgCAATCCACCATTGTTGCCAATttcagtttcttcttcttcttgttgttcagaagatgaagaagatgatgataaTGGTAAAGATGGTGGAAGTAATGGTCAGAGTATGAAAAAGATTGAAAATTTGGAGCAGATTTTGTGCAGTAATCATGAAACTCATCCTCTCATTCCCACTCCTACAAAACAAACTACTGTTCATTAA